One region of Glycine max cultivar Williams 82 chromosome 9, Glycine_max_v4.0, whole genome shotgun sequence genomic DNA includes:
- the LOC102666618 gene encoding uncharacterized protein, which produces MVQFPCSILNSRVAVWEPKLFNRLMKYAVLHNVQQFTVSLNLSFRQSFEFCPYIFSCESLTFLKLSFNSFDTSIVALPGSLNMPALKSLQLEAVSFTARDNDYAEPFSTCNVLNTLILDGCSLHKDAKFLSISNSSLSSLTISGSFEGGAYKIALSTPNLSSLTVTGHNNHTISSACNLSFLEEVTIDTLGYTLFPNTDLLIISWLQVLTNVKILRLYSGTLLTILRDISNPVSVSTQPPCFVQLKSLILENQPSADISFEQLKRAVEYLLQNSPQRRID; this is translated from the exons ATGGTTCAGTTTCCCTGCTCAATCTTGAATTCACGCGTCGCGGTATGGGAGCCCAAGCTCTTCAATAGGCTGATGAAATATGCTGTGCTGCACAATGTTCAGCAGTTTACAGTATCTCTAAATTTAAGCTTCAGACAGAGTTTCGAGTTTTGCCCCTACATCTTTTCCTGTGAGTCCTTGACATTTCTGAAGCTTTCATTTAATTCTTTTGACACCTCGATTGTAGCACTTCCAGGATCTCTGAACATGCCAGCATTAAAAAGCTTGCAACTTGAGGCTGTCTCTTTTACTGCAAGGGACAATGACTATGCTGAGCCGTTTTCTACCTGTAATGTGCTGAATACTTTGATACTTGATGGTTGTTCGTTGCATAAAGATGCAAAATTCCTCTCTATATCAAATTCTAGCCTCTCTAGTTTGACCATAAGTGGTAGCTTTGAAGGAGGAGCTTACAAAATTGCGCTTTCTACTCCAAACCTTAGTTCTCTCACAGTCACGGGTCATAATAATCACACAATCTCCTCCGCATGCAATCTTTCTTTCCTTGAAGAAGTAACCATTGACACCCTTGGTTATACACTTTTTCCGAATACAGACTTACTCATCATAAGCTGGCTGCAAGTTCTCACCAATGTAAAGATACTGAGGCTCTATTCGGGTACCCTTCTGACAATACTACGG GATATATCAAATCCTGTTTCGGTGAGTACTCAGCCTCCCTGCTTTGTTCAATTGAAGTCATTGATTTTGGAGAACCAACCATCTGCAGATATATCTTTTGAGCAACTAAAGAGAGCAGTGGAGTACCTACTTCAAAACTCTCCACAACGTAGAATTGATTAA